A region of Leptotrichia hongkongensis DNA encodes the following proteins:
- a CDS encoding L,D-transpeptidase has protein sequence MTKKIDRIIEAGKEKIKKLKKVEIGVLALINTVIGFNMSAEPLNMPKEYSENITVKGQEKDVFDYDFNSDGINEKVVVTYNIVDNLVGAVVSIYTNQGGKEILTYQVAFDKKFDILEFQTMQKMFDKVKEYYPEYSKNIQPNETRYITIYGDNKNKDIVFDKIKFNNHAPENTNNFLFIKKGSSLLEAPNGNVITHLGFSEKPEILFDMVSDAANSPKWYFTEFTKKASTNVSKKINKDKDGKVIAENPTTVRGFIAGNEDTVSPRGFYWDKMIQKIEIVNKFIDTAIKDNEKLYIITEYKPLSRDKPSEKDKFGNKNNQSIIGYTNSKKEGEIINIPDQTIFRIIGEENNMLKIETPFYGGPYFIEKKEETYKQVENIKGKVNKFVAIDPHSQTEALFQRNPETEKYEVVTYSYVTTGRDGWGSYETPHGAFLIAFTRPYMTFTRHAREGDKTLPGRSDLTIGGSARYAVRFSGGGYMHGIPVGLDFRGSTLNTGAAHKIGTYKDSHKCVRHFDDQIEFIVGWINADSKIKDRDNTIPEEPVIAVVL, from the coding sequence GTGACAAAAAAAATAGATAGGATTATCGAAGCAGGGAAAGAAAAAATAAAAAAATTAAAAAAAGTGGAAATAGGAGTATTGGCATTAATTAACACAGTCATAGGATTCAATATGAGTGCAGAACCATTAAATATGCCAAAGGAATATTCTGAAAATATCACAGTAAAAGGTCAGGAAAAAGACGTATTTGATTATGACTTTAATAGTGATGGAATCAATGAGAAAGTTGTTGTAACTTATAATATAGTAGATAATTTGGTAGGGGCTGTTGTTTCGATTTACACAAATCAAGGTGGAAAAGAAATTTTAACTTATCAAGTAGCTTTTGATAAAAAGTTTGATATTTTAGAATTTCAAACAATGCAAAAAATGTTTGACAAGGTTAAGGAATATTACCCTGAATACTCTAAAAATATTCAGCCTAATGAAACTAGATATATTACAATTTATGGGGATAACAAGAACAAAGATATAGTTTTTGATAAAATAAAATTTAATAATCATGCACCAGAAAATACAAATAATTTTTTATTTATAAAAAAGGGATCAAGCTTGCTGGAGGCACCAAATGGAAATGTCATAACACATTTAGGATTTAGTGAAAAACCTGAAATACTATTTGATATGGTATCAGATGCTGCAAACAGTCCAAAATGGTACTTTACGGAATTTACAAAAAAAGCTAGCACTAATGTAAGTAAAAAAATTAATAAAGATAAAGATGGTAAGGTTATTGCAGAAAATCCAACGACTGTTAGAGGATTTATAGCTGGTAATGAAGATACTGTTTCACCAAGAGGTTTTTACTGGGATAAAATGATTCAAAAAATCGAGATTGTAAATAAATTCATTGATACAGCAATTAAAGATAATGAAAAATTGTATATTATTACTGAATACAAGCCTTTATCACGTGATAAACCTAGTGAAAAGGACAAATTTGGAAATAAAAATAATCAAAGTATCATAGGTTATACAAATTCTAAAAAAGAAGGAGAAATTATTAATATTCCTGATCAGACAATTTTTAGAATAATTGGTGAAGAAAATAATATGTTAAAAATAGAAACACCATTTTATGGTGGACCTTACTTCATTGAGAAAAAAGAAGAAACATATAAACAAGTAGAAAATATAAAAGGTAAGGTAAATAAATTTGTTGCAATTGACCCACATAGTCAAACTGAAGCACTATTCCAAAGAAATCCTGAAACTGAAAAATATGAAGTGGTAACATATTCTTATGTAACGACAGGAAGAGATGGATGGGGATCATATGAAACACCACATGGAGCATTTTTAATAGCTTTCACAAGACCGTATATGACATTTACAAGACACGCAAGAGAAGGGGATAAAACTCTTCCTGGAAGATCAGACTTGACTATCGGAGGAAGTGCTAGATATGCAGTAAGATTCAGTGGTGGAGGTTATATGCATGGAATTCCTGTAGGACTTGACTTTAGAGGGTCAACATTAAATACAGGAGCAGCTCATAAAATAGGAACTTATAAAGATTCTCATAAATGTGTAAGACATTTTGATGATCAGATTGAATTTATTGTTGGATGGATAAATGCAGACAGTAAAATCAAGGATAGAGATAACACAATACCTGAAGAGCCTGTAATAGCAGTAGTTTTATAA
- a CDS encoding MalY/PatB family protein, with the protein MSKKYNFETILNRKGQGSYKWEQMYEVFPELEDDIVPFSVADMELKIAPEITEGMKKYIDEAVLGYSGTYTKYYEAVIGWMERRYGFKVEKDWILCTPGVVSAIYVAIKAFAKENEGVITFTPVYFPFYSSITSNNRKLVDCGLVESKNENGEVKYFIDFEKFEEFAKDKNNKILLLCSPHNPLGIVWSREDLEKIGKIAVENDLIVISDEIHFDIVMAGHKHTVFQTLSEKFAEITITCTAPTKSFNLAGAGISNIIIKNEKLRKKFKTEMEKMSMHVFSTLAYKACELAYTESEEWLDEFLLLIDKNQKLVNKFFEERFVDLKAPLIQGTYLQWLDFRALGLKNTELKEFMNKKSKIFFSEGYTFGRAGDGFERVNLAVPTKYLEKMLERLYEVLKVEFPKFCK; encoded by the coding sequence ATGTCAAAAAAATATAATTTTGAAACAATCTTAAACAGAAAAGGGCAAGGTTCGTACAAATGGGAGCAGATGTATGAAGTATTTCCAGAGCTGGAAGACGATATTGTTCCGTTTTCTGTGGCGGATATGGAGTTAAAGATTGCTCCTGAGATAACGGAAGGAATGAAAAAATATATTGATGAGGCGGTTTTGGGGTATTCGGGGACTTATACGAAATATTATGAGGCTGTTATAGGCTGGATGGAGAGAAGGTACGGTTTTAAGGTAGAAAAAGACTGGATTTTGTGTACTCCTGGCGTGGTTTCAGCTATATATGTTGCGATTAAGGCTTTTGCGAAGGAAAATGAAGGCGTGATTACGTTTACTCCTGTTTATTTTCCGTTTTATAGTTCGATTACTTCAAATAATAGAAAATTGGTGGATTGTGGATTAGTTGAGAGTAAAAATGAGAATGGTGAAGTCAAGTATTTTATTGATTTTGAAAAATTTGAAGAGTTTGCAAAAGATAAAAATAATAAAATATTGCTTTTATGCAGTCCTCATAATCCGCTTGGGATTGTGTGGAGCAGGGAAGATTTGGAAAAGATTGGAAAAATTGCGGTTGAGAATGATTTGATTGTAATTTCTGATGAGATTCATTTTGATATTGTGATGGCTGGGCATAAACATACAGTCTTTCAGACTTTATCAGAAAAATTTGCTGAGATTACAATAACATGTACTGCCCCTACAAAGAGTTTTAATCTAGCTGGAGCAGGAATCTCAAATATAATTATCAAAAATGAGAAATTACGTAAAAAATTCAAGACTGAAATGGAAAAAATGTCGATGCATGTTTTTTCAACATTAGCATATAAGGCGTGTGAACTGGCTTATACAGAGTCAGAAGAATGGTTAGATGAATTTTTACTGTTAATTGATAAAAATCAGAAATTGGTAAATAAATTTTTTGAAGAAAGATTTGTAGATTTGAAGGCACCACTAATACAAGGGACTTATTTGCAATGGCTAGATTTTCGGGCATTGGGGCTTAAAAATACAGAACTCAAGGAATTTATGAATAAAAAATCAAAAATATTTTTTAGTGAGGGATATACATTTGGAAGGGCTGGAGATGGATTTGAGAGAGTAAATCTAGCTGTGCCAACTAAATATTTGGAGAAAATGCTGGAAAGACTTTATGAAGTGCTAAAAGTGGAATTTCCAAAATTTTGTAAATAG
- a CDS encoding pyridoxamine 5'-phosphate oxidase family protein, whose translation MENTKVKMRRRDREITDNEKIKEIIKNCDCCRLGLNDNGKVYIVPLNFGFTEENGNYTFYFHGARTGRKLDIIKQNNYVGFELDTNHKIYTKGDKACNYTARFQSVIGNGKVEIIEDSQEKMKALLELMKHNTGKTEWEFDEQMLKAVCVFKLVVEEMSCKEHE comes from the coding sequence ATGGAAAATACAAAAGTAAAAATGCGAAGACGGGACAGAGAAATTACGGACAACGAAAAAATAAAGGAAATTATAAAAAACTGTGATTGTTGCCGTCTTGGCTTAAACGATAACGGAAAAGTCTACATTGTTCCACTAAATTTTGGCTTTACCGAAGAAAATGGAAACTATACATTTTATTTTCACGGTGCAAGAACAGGGAGAAAACTTGATATAATAAAACAAAATAACTACGTAGGATTTGAACTTGACACAAATCACAAAATTTACACAAAAGGTGATAAAGCCTGCAATTATACCGCCAGATTTCAAAGTGTAATTGGAAATGGAAAAGTTGAGATTATTGAAGATTCACAGGAAAAAATGAAGGCTTTGCTGGAACTGATGAAACATAATACTGGAAAAACAGAATGGGAGTTTGACGAGCAAATGCTGAAGGCAGTTTGTGTGTTTAAACTTGTAGTTGAGGAGATGAGCTGTAAAGAGCATGAGTAG
- a CDS encoding formate--tetrahydrofolate ligase, which translates to MTDIEIAQNAKLKKIGEIAESIGLTEDDFEPYGKYKAKVSLEVLKKNAGKKDGKLILMTAVTPTPPGEGKSTVTVGLTQALNKFGYKSIAALREPSLGPVFGMKGGAAGGGMSQVVPMEEINLHFTGDIHAISAAHNLISACIDNHIHFGNELDIDVNNITFKRVLDMNDRNLRSIVVGLGPKVNGVPRENSFQITVASEIMAIFCLADSITDLKERIGEIVFAYNRKGEMLKVKQLNIQGAVAALLKDAIKPNLVQTLENTPVFIHGGPFANIAHGCNSLLATKMALKLSDYVVTEAGFAADLGAEKFLDIKARLGNLEPNVIVIVATVRALKHHGGDKDLKSENIETLTKGLVNLEKHIESMQKYNLPVVVAINKFITDTDAEIQVIKDFCAKMDVEVANCEIWEKGGEGGKELVEKVMNAIEKNEKSDKKYTPLYDLNLSIREKIEKIAKEIYGANGVNFAPKALNNIKKYVENGYDKLPICISKTQKSLSDNPNLLGRPTGFTITINEVRLSAGAGFLVAMAGEIIDMPGLPRKPAAELIDIDENGVISGLF; encoded by the coding sequence ATGACGGATATTGAAATTGCTCAAAATGCGAAATTGAAAAAAATCGGTGAGATTGCAGAAAGTATTGGACTTACAGAGGATGATTTTGAGCCTTATGGGAAATATAAGGCTAAGGTTAGTTTGGAAGTGCTGAAAAAAAATGCAGGGAAAAAAGATGGAAAATTGATTTTGATGACAGCTGTTACTCCTACGCCTCCGGGGGAAGGGAAGTCTACTGTTACTGTTGGATTGACTCAGGCGTTGAACAAGTTTGGATATAAGTCGATTGCGGCACTTAGGGAGCCGTCTTTGGGGCCTGTGTTTGGGATGAAAGGTGGAGCAGCTGGTGGCGGAATGTCGCAAGTGGTACCTATGGAAGAGATAAATTTACATTTTACAGGAGATATTCACGCAATTTCTGCTGCGCATAACTTGATTTCTGCGTGTATTGACAATCATATACATTTTGGAAATGAACTTGATATTGATGTGAATAATATTACTTTTAAGCGTGTGCTTGATATGAATGACAGAAATTTGAGAAGCATTGTCGTTGGGCTTGGACCAAAAGTGAATGGCGTGCCTCGTGAAAATTCGTTTCAGATAACAGTTGCTTCGGAAATTATGGCAATTTTCTGTCTTGCTGATTCTATTACTGACTTGAAGGAAAGAATAGGGGAAATAGTTTTTGCGTATAATAGAAAAGGAGAAATGCTTAAAGTTAAGCAACTTAATATTCAAGGGGCAGTAGCGGCATTGCTAAAAGATGCGATAAAGCCTAATTTGGTACAGACTTTGGAAAATACGCCTGTATTTATTCACGGTGGACCTTTTGCGAATATTGCACATGGATGTAATTCGTTGCTGGCTACAAAAATGGCTTTGAAATTGTCGGATTATGTAGTTACGGAAGCTGGATTTGCAGCTGATTTGGGGGCTGAGAAATTTTTAGATATAAAAGCTAGGCTTGGGAACTTGGAGCCAAATGTTATTGTAATTGTTGCGACGGTTCGTGCATTGAAGCATCATGGTGGAGACAAGGACTTGAAGTCGGAAAATATTGAAACATTAACAAAGGGGCTTGTAAATCTTGAAAAACATATTGAAAGCATGCAAAAGTATAATTTACCAGTTGTTGTGGCGATTAACAAATTTATAACTGATACTGATGCTGAAATTCAAGTGATAAAAGATTTTTGTGCAAAAATGGACGTGGAAGTTGCCAACTGCGAAATTTGGGAAAAAGGTGGAGAAGGTGGAAAAGAGCTTGTGGAAAAAGTTATGAATGCCATCGAAAAAAATGAAAAATCAGATAAAAAATACACTCCACTTTATGATTTAAACTTGTCAATTCGGGAAAAAATTGAAAAAATTGCAAAAGAAATTTACGGAGCGAATGGAGTAAATTTTGCCCCGAAAGCACTTAATAACATAAAAAAATACGTAGAAAACGGCTATGACAAATTGCCAATATGTATCTCAAAAACACAAAAATCATTGTCAGACAACCCAAATCTGCTAGGGCGACCAACAGGCTTCACAATTACAATCAATGAAGTGAGATTATCAGCTGGAGCAGGATTCTTAGTAGCAATGGCTGGAGAAATTATAGATATGCCAGGATTACCTAGAAAGCCAGCGGCAGAGTTAATTGACATTGATGAAAATGGAGTAATTTCAGGATTATTTTAA
- a CDS encoding PolC-type DNA polymerase III, giving the protein MSTKYLKVKPSEDFFRKYGIKNFEIEYVNLFSKKREIEIFVRVHNFEAHNEIQDLRQLLYKSFENGLKLKIKMDVNPELIQKDVIGFVKFAIENYKHESKRYQYIFASYEVESLGNTVFIKLPSHHLIEEAKRTEAKEELTRKIYECMDNSIKIEFVNGDFEEVKAKIKAQNELNSVKASELPKYENASVSNGNGSKYGGNGNFNNGNNGNGYSNGGNANGDSNKGNYKWKKIPDLDAMPFSTLDILNNGDDVALEGKIFNVDMRETKNGKLMCDFMITDYTDSVSCRIFFNTNEDIKVKLGEWVKVTGSFEADMYSGEKYVRTQRVEAIESKDVKKEDNAPKKRIELHAHTNMSEMSGVMSIKDYAKRAKEFGHSGIAVTDYGVVHSFPFAFKEANEDFKVIFGMEAYVVDDEQDLITNPKDKMIEDEIYVVFDIETTGFDPFNDKIIEIGAVKMRGREIIGEFSEFVNPEIPIPPKITELTTITDEMVANAEKIETVLPRFLEFCTDTTVVAHNAKFDVGFIKQKTIEQGLEYSPSVIDTLPLARTLLPDSRGYGLANLVKYFGITLETHHRAVDDAKATAEVFQKFLNMILSKGILKLIEINTDLQPNIQNSETLNTMILVKNQAGLRDLYELVSRSNIEFFGMRRPRIPKTLLNSMRENLLIASSASASERNKGELVNLYLRGAEKDDIEEKARFYDYIEIHPHTNYADMVERTSKEIESYDIIKEMNKYFYELGKSQNKIVVATGDTHYLEEREAINRNVLLLGSGTMWKTETSEGVRGYEFFDRKLYFKTTEEMLEAFDYLGEEAAQEVVVENTHKINDMIEQVRPIPTGFYPPKIDGAEDEVREMTYKKLEELYGENIDKSLKERVEKELNSIIQNGFAVLYLIAQKLVHKSVDAGYLVGSRGSVGSSIVAYLMGITEVNGLYPHYRCPKCKHTEFMNEEGSGVDYPDKNCPECGTKYIKDGHAIPFEVFMGFNGDKVPDIDLNFSGEYQGEIHKYTEELFGSDNVFRAGTISTLAEKNAFGYVKKYLEEVEGTPEIKERKAEVMRIAKGCEGARKTTGQHPGGMIVVPKDKSIYDFCPIQRPANDMKSTSKTTHFDYHVMDEQLVKLDILGHDDPTTLRILQDLTDVDIYTIPLDDKEVMSLFSGTEALGVTPDEIGSPTGTSGIPEFGTSFVKQMLVDTRPKTFAELVRISGLSHGTDVWLNNAQDYVRSGIATLSQIITVRDDIMNKLIDDGLDKSLAFSIMEFVRKGQPTKNREKWQEYSKTMKEHGVEQWYIDSCEKIKYMFPKGHAVAYVMMAVRIAYFKVHYPIEFYTAFLNRKVGDFKMTTMFRPVEELKRAKMEMDRKGNLNAKEKQELFLYEILIEMHYRKIELEQIDIYKSQAKLFTIQDGKIRMPLIAMDGLGEAVAENIVSERKVDFLSIEDLVKRTKLNKTIVELMKEYGCLKDLSATNQQTLF; this is encoded by the coding sequence ATGAGTACGAAGTATTTAAAGGTTAAGCCATCAGAAGATTTTTTTAGGAAATACGGAATTAAGAATTTTGAGATTGAGTATGTTAATTTATTTTCTAAAAAGAGAGAGATTGAAATATTTGTGAGGGTTCATAATTTTGAGGCACATAATGAGATACAGGATTTGAGGCAGCTGCTTTATAAGAGTTTTGAAAATGGTTTAAAATTGAAGATTAAGATGGATGTTAATCCTGAATTGATACAGAAGGATGTTATTGGATTTGTAAAATTTGCAATTGAGAATTATAAACATGAGAGTAAGAGATATCAGTATATTTTTGCAAGTTATGAAGTGGAAAGTTTGGGAAATACGGTGTTTATAAAATTACCGTCGCATCATTTGATAGAAGAGGCCAAAAGAACTGAGGCAAAGGAAGAACTTACAAGAAAAATTTATGAATGTATGGACAATTCGATAAAAATTGAGTTTGTAAATGGGGATTTTGAGGAAGTGAAGGCTAAAATTAAGGCTCAAAATGAATTAAATTCGGTAAAGGCAAGCGAACTTCCAAAGTATGAAAATGCTAGTGTAAGTAATGGTAATGGCAGTAAATATGGAGGAAATGGAAATTTTAATAATGGAAATAACGGAAACGGTTATTCAAATGGCGGAAATGCTAATGGAGATAGTAACAAAGGTAACTACAAATGGAAAAAAATTCCTGATTTAGATGCTATGCCATTTTCAACACTTGATATTTTGAACAATGGTGATGATGTGGCACTAGAAGGAAAGATATTTAACGTAGATATGAGAGAAACTAAGAATGGGAAGTTAATGTGTGATTTTATGATTACAGATTATACAGACTCTGTTAGCTGCAGAATATTTTTTAACACGAATGAGGATATTAAGGTAAAACTTGGGGAATGGGTAAAGGTTACTGGAAGTTTTGAGGCGGATATGTATAGTGGTGAAAAGTATGTGAGAACGCAAAGAGTGGAAGCTATAGAATCTAAAGATGTGAAAAAAGAGGACAATGCACCCAAAAAAAGAATAGAACTTCATGCACACACGAATATGAGTGAAATGAGCGGAGTTATGTCAATCAAGGATTATGCGAAAAGAGCTAAAGAATTTGGGCATAGCGGGATTGCTGTAACAGATTACGGAGTAGTACATTCATTTCCGTTTGCGTTTAAAGAGGCAAATGAGGATTTTAAGGTTATTTTTGGGATGGAGGCGTATGTAGTTGATGACGAGCAGGACTTGATTACAAATCCTAAGGACAAGATGATTGAAGATGAAATTTATGTTGTATTCGATATTGAAACGACAGGATTTGATCCTTTTAATGACAAGATAATTGAAATTGGGGCTGTGAAAATGCGTGGAAGGGAGATTATTGGAGAATTTTCTGAATTTGTAAATCCTGAAATTCCAATTCCGCCAAAGATAACAGAACTTACAACAATTACTGATGAAATGGTTGCAAATGCTGAAAAAATAGAAACAGTACTTCCAAGATTTCTAGAATTTTGTACCGATACAACGGTAGTTGCCCACAATGCGAAATTTGACGTGGGATTTATCAAGCAAAAAACTATTGAGCAAGGACTTGAGTATTCTCCAAGCGTAATTGATACGTTACCTTTGGCTAGGACATTGCTTCCTGATTCGAGAGGATATGGTCTTGCTAATTTGGTGAAATATTTTGGGATCACGCTTGAAACACACCATAGGGCTGTTGATGATGCAAAGGCTACTGCGGAAGTTTTTCAGAAATTTTTAAATATGATTTTAAGTAAAGGGATTTTGAAACTAATTGAGATTAATACGGATTTACAGCCGAATATTCAAAATTCTGAAACATTGAACACGATGATTTTGGTAAAAAATCAGGCTGGGCTTCGTGACCTGTACGAGCTTGTATCACGTTCCAACATAGAATTTTTTGGAATGAGAAGGCCTAGAATACCAAAAACTTTGTTAAACAGCATGAGGGAAAATCTGCTAATTGCAAGTTCGGCTTCAGCTTCTGAAAGAAATAAGGGAGAACTTGTAAATCTTTATTTACGTGGGGCAGAAAAAGATGACATTGAGGAAAAAGCGAGATTTTATGATTATATTGAGATTCATCCGCATACAAATTATGCTGACATGGTGGAAAGAACTAGCAAGGAAATTGAAAGTTACGATATAATAAAGGAAATGAACAAGTATTTTTACGAACTTGGAAAAAGTCAGAATAAAATTGTAGTTGCGACGGGAGATACCCATTATCTTGAAGAGCGTGAAGCAATTAACAGGAATGTTCTTCTTTTGGGAAGTGGAACAATGTGGAAAACTGAAACTTCGGAAGGAGTGAGAGGGTATGAGTTTTTCGATAGAAAATTGTATTTTAAAACTACTGAAGAAATGTTGGAAGCATTTGATTATCTGGGAGAAGAAGCGGCTCAGGAAGTCGTTGTGGAAAATACTCATAAAATCAATGATATGATAGAGCAGGTGCGTCCAATTCCAACTGGATTCTATCCGCCGAAAATTGATGGGGCAGAAGATGAAGTAAGAGAGATGACTTATAAGAAACTTGAGGAGCTTTATGGGGAAAATATTGATAAAAGCCTGAAGGAAAGAGTGGAAAAGGAGCTTAATTCGATTATTCAAAATGGATTTGCGGTACTTTATTTAATTGCACAGAAACTTGTGCATAAATCGGTGGACGCAGGTTATCTTGTAGGTTCACGTGGTTCAGTTGGATCTTCAATAGTTGCCTATCTTATGGGAATTACCGAAGTAAATGGACTTTATCCGCACTACAGATGTCCGAAATGTAAGCATACGGAATTTATGAACGAAGAAGGAAGTGGAGTTGACTATCCTGACAAAAATTGTCCAGAATGTGGTACAAAATATATAAAAGATGGACACGCTATCCCATTTGAAGTGTTTATGGGATTTAATGGAGATAAAGTGCCAGATATTGACTTGAACTTTTCTGGTGAATATCAAGGAGAGATTCATAAATATACGGAAGAGCTGTTTGGAAGTGACAATGTCTTTCGTGCTGGAACGATTTCTACGCTTGCCGAAAAGAATGCTTTTGGGTATGTGAAAAAATATCTTGAAGAAGTGGAAGGAACGCCTGAAATAAAAGAAAGAAAAGCAGAAGTTATGAGAATTGCAAAAGGCTGTGAAGGGGCTAGAAAAACAACTGGACAGCATCCCGGTGGAATGATAGTCGTTCCAAAGGACAAGTCAATTTACGATTTCTGCCCAATTCAGCGTCCAGCAAATGATATGAAATCAACTTCCAAGACAACCCATTTTGATTATCACGTAATGGACGAACAGCTTGTAAAACTGGATATACTGGGACACGATGATCCGACAACACTTAGAATTTTACAGGATTTGACAGATGTTGATATTTATACGATTCCGCTTGATGATAAGGAAGTAATGAGTTTATTCAGCGGGACAGAAGCACTTGGTGTAACTCCAGATGAAATCGGCTCTCCGACAGGTACATCAGGAATACCTGAATTTGGTACATCTTTCGTAAAACAGATGCTAGTTGACACACGTCCAAAAACTTTTGCGGAATTAGTCAGAATTTCTGGACTTTCACATGGGACAGATGTTTGGCTGAATAACGCACAGGACTACGTAAGAAGTGGAATTGCAACTTTGAGTCAGATTATCACGGTGCGGGATGACATTATGAATAAGCTGATTGACGATGGACTGGATAAATCATTAGCCTTTTCCATAATGGAATTTGTCAGAAAAGGACAGCCTACTAAAAATCGTGAAAAGTGGCAGGAATATTCTAAAACAATGAAAGAACACGGTGTAGAGCAGTGGTATATTGATTCATGCGAAAAAATAAAATATATGTTCCCAAAAGGGCATGCGGTGGCTTATGTAATGATGGCAGTAAGAATCGCTTATTTTAAAGTGCATTATCCAATCGAATTTTATACAGCTTTCCTAAATAGAAAAGTCGGAGATTTTAAAATGACAACAATGTTTAGACCAGTAGAAGAATTAAAACGTGCAAAAATGGAAATGGACAGAAAAGGAAACTTAAACGCTAAAGAAAAGCAAGAATTATTTTTGTACGAAATTTTGATTGAAATGCACTACCGTAAAATCGAGCTGGAACAAATTGACATTTATAAATCGCAAGCAAAACTTTTCACAATACAGGACGGTAAAATCAGAATGCCATTAATCGCAATGGATGGACTAGGGGAAGCTGTTGCTGAAAATATCGTTTCTGAACGAAAAGTTGACTTTTTATCAATCGAGGATTTAGTAAAACGTACAAAATTAAATAAAACGATTGTGGAACTGATGAAAGAATATGGATGTTTAAAGGATTTGTCAGCAACAAATCAGCAGACATTGTTTTAG
- a CDS encoding fructose bisphosphate aldolase: MNEKLEKMRNGKGFIAALDQSGGSTPKALKLYGIDENEYSNDAEMFDLIHKMRTRIIKSPAFNDTKILGAILFEQTMDRKIDGKYTADFLWEEKGVLPFLKVDKGLEELEDGVQTMKPMPELDELLKRANERHIFGTKMRSVIKKASQTGIKKVVDQQFEVANKIIAAGLVPIIEPEVDIHNTDKAECETILKNEIKKHLDKLPETSNVMLKVTLPTVENFYEDLTKHPRVVRVVALSGGYPREKANEILSKNKGIIASFSRALTEGLSAQQSDEEFNKTLEATIEGIYEASVK; this comes from the coding sequence ATGAACGAAAAATTGGAAAAAATGAGAAATGGAAAAGGATTTATTGCAGCATTAGATCAAAGTGGAGGAAGCACTCCGAAAGCGTTGAAATTGTATGGAATTGATGAAAATGAATATTCAAATGATGCAGAGATGTTTGATTTGATTCATAAAATGAGAACTAGGATTATAAAGAGTCCAGCTTTTAACGATACAAAAATTTTAGGTGCTATTTTATTTGAGCAAACTATGGATAGAAAAATCGATGGAAAATATACAGCGGATTTCTTGTGGGAAGAAAAAGGAGTCTTGCCATTCTTAAAAGTTGACAAAGGACTTGAAGAATTGGAAGATGGGGTTCAAACAATGAAACCAATGCCAGAATTGGATGAACTTTTGAAAAGAGCAAACGAAAGACATATTTTTGGGACAAAAATGCGTTCTGTTATAAAAAAGGCATCACAAACAGGAATTAAAAAAGTTGTAGATCAGCAATTTGAAGTTGCAAATAAGATTATTGCTGCAGGACTTGTTCCAATAATTGAACCAGAAGTAGATATTCATAATACTGATAAAGCAGAATGTGAAACAATATTAAAAAATGAAATTAAAAAGCATCTTGATAAATTGCCTGAAACTTCAAATGTTATGTTAAAAGTAACATTGCCAACAGTTGAAAACTTTTATGAAGATTTGACAAAACATCCAAGAGTTGTAAGAGTGGTAGCATTATCAGGAGGTTATCCAAGAGAAAAAGCAAATGAAATTCTTTCAAAAAATAAAGGAATAATCGCAAGTTTCTCAAGAGCATTAACTGAAGGACTATCAGCACAGCAAAGTGATGAAGAATTTAACAAAACTTTAGAAGCAACAATCGAAGGAATCTACGAGGCTTCTGTAAAATAA